One Gossypium hirsutum isolate 1008001.06 chromosome A11, Gossypium_hirsutum_v2.1, whole genome shotgun sequence genomic window carries:
- the LOC107923860 gene encoding uncharacterized protein: protein MSLENEEQHSLDQPADISKESQKKSRISYTREFLLSLSEQDICKKLPKGFGQSILGEFEDTSQDRQRIPGTLSGYRRNEYSSSPPTRGDYSRGIHGRWDSRSSGKSDRDSDSQSDWDSDHGRRHGNQSRRSWQGPEHDGLLGSGSFPRPSGYTAGASASKLRANDQYHLNRSNEPYHPPRPYKAVPHSRRETNDSYNDETFGSTECTSEDRAEEERKRRASFESWRKEQQKAFQEKKINPERRKDDFDISELLEDSKVDKGLANRNKESDEPIPASNIVSDRTSLPSQTPASRPLVPPGFASTVLERNVGSKTSMHSHSSLVGNSEIDSNLSESKGSLLSNGISDDLAGKPSKPNEEETFSERRLEIKNIHPLDNNKSVKAPTFSSALDKLNDTIIKDSQIYKSSSLPEAFIAPGNNEVTELDSKKLVADKIVTETNQDGSISILDKLFENALTANEGGSTNYTEPNDSNADETWASDTFHSSKFAHLFLDEEKKTIDDFSLGRPKGLLSFIQGGEKGGSHDRLATKHGELNFPFQNSELADKHVRSNLLSSRIENSEQSWNIKDVNKSAAVPTVLTCEDLEKSILSESTENDPRLPPAIEGCKIPDANCEKKEVIVDNHASQHLLSLLQNKTSMKNIVSSANLDIRSSERVHTIETTSADAASCDSIDTNAENSSSSGKSLTLEALFGSAFMKELQSVGAPASVQRGSIESARVDVFKSSRLPLHVTDDSLLLSSGHVGSNRTNFEKNISPFTQREQMKSDGIEEHLLGYNDASSAADSSHILAGLGSKLGGFDGSAKIGLPEEDSLLGGSNPLKLQNFMAGGVKAELSPSQETPIDVAEKLAALKAVFQDERPVVGGKEVPVFFPGPYELREPDISLHNQNVQASSPQLHPQLNHGGPLFHSLDSHHSSIGSQVKFMGPEGLVYHDAPPNHQLSANMLRPLHHPSSGLTGFDPSIHHPMLQQMHMPGNFPPPHLQRGIPGVAPSAPQSNNQMTGLQEMNPMHGFQLGHGQRQPQPNFVGLGMPPGHDDGSGSHHPEALQRLIEMELRSKSKQMSPFGAPSHGQGQGMYGHELDMGFQYR from the exons ATGAGCTTAGAAAATGAAGAACAGCATTCCTTAGATCAGCCTGCAGATATCAGTAAGGAATCTCAAAA GAAATCGAGAATTTCATACACCAGAGAATTTTTGCTGTCATTGAGTGAACAGGATATTTGCAAAAAGTTACCCAAGGGTTTCGGTCAATCAATTTTGGG TGAATTTGAGGATACATCACAAGATCGTCAAAGAATTCCTGGCACCTTGTCAGGTTATAGGCGCAATGAATATAGTTCATCACCACCTACTAGAGGGGACTATTCGCGGGGCATTCATGGACGGTGGGACAGTCGTTCTAGTGGAAAGAGTGATAGAGACAGTGATTCCCAATCTGATTGGGACTCAG ATCATGGAAGACGCCATGGTAATCAATCTCGGCGGTCTTGGCAAGGTCCTGAGCATGATGGTCTTTTGGGGAGTGGTTCTTTTCCTCGACCATCTGGATATACAGCAGGAGCTTCTGCTTCAAAGCTTCGAGCTAATGACCAGTACCATCTAAATAGAAGCAATGAGCCATACCATCCACCCCGTCCTTATAAG GCTGTACCTCATTCAAGGAGGGAAACTAATGACTCATACAATGATGAAACGTTCGGTTCCACTGAGTGCACTAGTGAAGATAGAGCGGAAGAGGAAAGAAAGAGAAGAG CTTCCTTTGAGTCATGGAGGAAGGAACAACAGAAAGCATTCCAGGAGAAGAAGATTAATCCTGAAAGGCGTAAAGATGACTTCGATATTTCTGAATTGCTAGAGGACTCTAAAGTTGACAAAGGACTTGCAAATAGAAACAAGGAATCAGATGAACCTATTCCAGCATCAAATATTGTTTCTGACAGAACTTCTCTTCCCTCACAAACTCCTGCGTCTAGACCACTTGTACCACCTGGTTTTGCGAGCACAGTTTTGGAAAGGAATGTTGGATCCAAAACTTCAATGCACTCCCATTCTTCACTG GTTGGTAATTCTGAAATTGACAGCAACCTCTCAGAGTCCAAAGGCAGCCTTCTTTCTAATGGGATTTCTGATGATCTTGCGGGCAAGCCTTCTAAACCGAATGAAGAGGAAACTTTCAGTGAGCGGAGGCttgaaattaaaaacattcacCCTTTAGACAATAATAAGAGTGTGAAGGCTCCAACATTCTCATCAGCTTTAGATAAACTTAATGACACAATAATCAAGGATTCTCAAATATACAAGAGCTCCAGTCTTCCGGAAGCCTTTATAGCCCCAGGGAACAATGAAGTTACTGAACTTGATTCCAAAAAGCTGGTTGCTGATAAAATTGTGACTGAAACCAACCAGGATGGTTCAATTTCAATTCTAGACAAGCTTTTTGAAAATGCTTTAACAGCAAATGAAGGTGGCTCCACTAATTACACTGAG CCTAATGACAGCAATGCAGATGAGACATGGGCCTCTGACACTTTCCATTCTTCTAAGTTTGCTCATTTGTTTCTTGATGAAG AGAAGAAAACTATAGATGATTTCTCCCTTGGCAGGCCAAAAGGCTTGCTCTCATTTATTCAGGGTGGCGAGAAAGGTGGTTCCCATGATAGACTAGCTACTAAGCATGGGGAGTTGAACTTTCCATTTCAAAACTCTGAACTTGCGGACAAGCATGTTAGATCAAATTTGCTGTCTTCTAGAATTGAAAACTCTGAGCAATCATGGAATATTAAGGATGTTAATAAATCAGCTGCAGTTCCAACTGTCCTCACATGTGAGGATCTTGAAAAGTCAATTCTATCAGAAAGCACTGAAAATGATCCAAGGTTGCCTCCTGCTATTGAAGGATGTAAAATTCCTGATGCCAACTGTGAGAAGAAAGAAGTTATTGTCGACAATCATGCATCCCAGCACCTTCTTTCATTGTTACAAAATAAAACAAGTATGAAAAATATAGTATCATCGGCCAATCTTGACATCAGGTCTTCAGAAAGGGTACACACTATTGAAACAACAAGTGCTGATGCGGCTAGTTGTGATTCAATAGACACAAATGCAGAAAATTCTTCCAGTTCAGGGAAGAGTCTAACTCTTGAAGCACTTTTTGGAAGTGCTTTCATGAAGGAACTACAATCGGTTGGAGCACCAGCTTCTGTTCAGAGGGGCTCAATAGAGTCTGCAAGAGTTGATGTATTCAAATCTAGCAGGCTTCCCCTTCATGTTACAGATGATAGTCTTCTTCTTTCCTCAGGTCACGTTGGGTCAAACCGgactaattttgaaaaaaatatttcacCATTTACCCAGAGAGAGCAAATGAAATCCGATGGCATTGAAGAGCATTTGTTAGGCTATAATGATGCTTCATCCGCAGCGGATTCATCACATATCCTAGCTGGGTTAGGATCTAAACTTGGTGGTTTTGATGGATCTGCTAAAATTGGGCTTCCTGAAGAGGATAGTTTGCTTGGTGGCAGTAATCCTTTGAAACTCCAGAATTTCATGGCTGGTGGTGTAAAAGCAGAGCTATCGCCCTCCCAAGAGACACCAATTGATGTTGCTGAGAAGCTAGCAGCTTTGAAGGCCGTTTTCCAGGATGAAAGACCTGTTGTAGGAGGGAAAGAAGTTCCAGTTTTTTTTCCCGGTCCCTATGAATTGAGGGAGCCAGATATTTCATTACATAACCAAAACGTCCAAGCATCTTCTCCTCAGCTTCATCCTCAATTGAATCATGGAGGTCCTTTGTTTCATTCGTTAGATTCTCATCATTCTAGTATCGGTTCTCAGGTGAAGTTCATGGGTCCAGAAGGCTTGGTCTATCATGATGCCCCACCAAATCATCAATTATCTGCAAATATGCTTCGTCCCCTCCATCATCCTAGCAGTGGACTAACTGGATTTGATCCTTCAATTCATCATCCTATGTTACAACAAATGCATATGCCTGGAAACTTTCCTCCACCCCACTTGCAACGAGGGATTCCTGGTGTTGCACCGTCAGCACCTCAATCAAATAATCAGATGACTGGGCTACAGGAAATGAATCCAATGCATGGTTTTCAATTGGGGCATGGTCAACGGCAGCCTCAACCCAACTTTGTTGGTCTTGGAATGCCTCCAG GTCATGACGATGGCAGTGGGAGCCATCATCCAGAGGCATTGCAGAGGCTTATTGAGATGGAGCTCAGGTCAAAGTCAAAGCAGATGAGCCCTTTTGGCGCACCCAGCCATGGTCAAGGCCAAGGGATGTATGGCCACGAGCTAGACATGGGTTTTCAGTATAGATAA